A single genomic interval of Chitinophagales bacterium harbors:
- a CDS encoding TaqI-like C-terminal specificity domain-containing protein: protein MIGGLDQTLGSSLLLQFTIKNKPEPKNIVRLAVADKIQNFVTGFGVIENNVPQDFFLSVPNCEISVVSSDSQSILKKLHALNPIRRYYRLKNGLNPGNIKHILISDNKKTALHKPIIWGKEISRYNIVWGGEYVNYDNNIDEKISLDDLKSKQGMNKQNRIDFALRSPDLFENKKIVVRKTGDSLIGCLDNKNYYFDTLVHGIYEKEKGFELEPLLAVLNSRPATKFYRLLHDIKGKVFAKISLDNLGAFPIPDAIASRGMELGDKAKILLQKNTELHELSSKFLMLFQSKFDIEKPTKKLQNWHELEFGEFIKEVEKLRKKAAAATATSTRGHVPLSLTEEAEWMQYFNEQKQKARELKSEINRVEEEINQMVYKLYGLTEEEIKVVEI, encoded by the coding sequence GTGATTGGAGGTCTCGACCAGACACTAGGTAGCAGTTTATTGTTGCAGTTTACGATAAAAAATAAACCTGAACCTAAGAACATAGTTCGTTTAGCTGTTGCTGATAAGATTCAAAATTTTGTTACCGGATTTGGTGTTATTGAAAATAATGTACCGCAAGACTTCTTTTTAAGTGTTCCCAATTGCGAAATTTCTGTTGTTTCTTCCGATTCGCAATCAATATTAAAGAAACTGCATGCCCTCAATCCGATTAGAAGATACTACAGATTAAAAAACGGCTTGAATCCCGGAAATATCAAGCACATTTTAATTTCTGACAACAAGAAAACCGCTCTACATAAGCCAATAATATGGGGTAAAGAAATATCTCGATACAATATTGTCTGGGGAGGCGAATACGTTAATTATGACAATAATATAGACGAGAAAATTAGCCTTGACGATTTAAAATCCAAACAGGGTATGAACAAACAAAACCGAATTGATTTTGCCCTGCGATCACCGGATTTGTTTGAAAATAAAAAGATTGTTGTTCGAAAAACTGGTGACTCTTTAATTGGCTGTTTGGATAACAAAAATTATTACTTTGACACGCTTGTACACGGAATCTATGAAAAAGAGAAAGGTTTTGAATTAGAGCCTTTATTAGCAGTGCTAAACTCACGACCCGCAACAAAATTTTACCGATTGCTGCACGATATTAAGGGAAAAGTATTTGCTAAAATTAGTCTGGATAATTTGGGGGCATTCCCTATACCCGATGCAATTGCATCAAGAGGAATGGAGCTGGGCGATAAAGCAAAAATTCTTTTGCAAAAGAACACTGAGTTGCATGAATTAAGCAGCAAATTTTTGATGCTTTTCCAATCCAAATTTGATATAGAAAAACCCACCAAAAAACTCCAAAACTGGCATGAGCTGGAGTTTGGGGAATTTATAAAAGAAGTAGAAAAACTCCGTAAAAAAGCGGCAGCAGCTACAGCTACTTCAACAAGGGGACATGTCCCCTTGTCCTTAACCGAAGAAGCCGAATGGATGCAATACTTCAACGAGCAAAAACAAAAAGCCCGGGAATTGAAATCCGAAATCAATAGGGTAGAGGAGGAAATTAATCAAATGGTCTATAAGCTGTATGGGCTGACAGAGGAAGAGATTAAAGTTGTGGAAATATAG
- a CDS encoding type II toxin-antitoxin system HicB family antitoxin: MLKYLVIIEKTKTGYSAYVPDLPGCIASAKTKKVVEQSIYEAVKFHIEGLKEEGLKILNQQPKARC; the protein is encoded by the coding sequence ATGCTCAAGTATTTAGTCATTATAGAAAAAACGAAAACCGGTTACAGTGCTTATGTACCGGATTTGCCTGGTTGCATTGCAAGTGCCAAGACAAAGAAAGTTGTTGAGCAAAGTATTTATGAAGCTGTAAAATTTCATATTGAAGGCCTAAAAGAAGAAGGTCTTAAAATCCTAAACCAACAACCGAAAGCGAGATGTTAG